A single window of Lutzomyia longipalpis isolate SR_M1_2022 chromosome 1, ASM2433408v1 DNA harbors:
- the LOC129797366 gene encoding protein FAM177A1 isoform X1, with the protein MDLELENRLGENGQQNEGENDVNLSIRRPKRVLHFSDGILEEYSDTEDEVDQNKNKVDVAPVDEDGAMSFSQSQMDWPTWMIHKAGQTKDSVVAGCEYVGEALASFLGITTSKFDLEYEEYKRREEEERLQKEESQGSQGWQINDENGENLTPVVVQKY; encoded by the exons ATGGATCTTGAGTTGGAGAATCGTTTGGGTGAAAATGGTCAGCAGAACGAAGGAGAAAATGATGTGAATTTGAGTATTAGGAGACCAAAGAGAGTTCTTCACTTTTCTGATGGAATCTTGGAAGAATACAGCGATACGGAGGATGAGGTGGACCAGAATAAGAACAAAGTAGACGTAGCTCCTGTGGATGAG GATGGGGCGATGTCCTTTTCACAGAGTCAAATGGATTGGCCCACGTGGATGATTCACAAAGCAGGCCAGACAAAGGATTCCGTCGTGGCTGGATGCGAGTATGTGGGGGAGGCCCTTGCATCCTTCTTGGGTATTACAACGTCCAAGTTTGATTTGGAGTATGAGGAGTACAAGCGACGAGAGGAGGAGGAGAGATTGCAAAAAGAAGAGTCACAGGGATCTCAGGGTTGGCAAATAAATGATGAGAATGGAGAAAATCTTACTCCAGTCGTCGTACAAAAGTACTAA
- the LOC129797366 gene encoding protein FAM177A1 isoform X2: protein MDLELENRLGENGQQNEGENDVNLSIRRPKRVLHFSDGILEEYSDTEDEVDQNKNKVDVAPVDESQMDWPTWMIHKAGQTKDSVVAGCEYVGEALASFLGITTSKFDLEYEEYKRREEEERLQKEESQGSQGWQINDENGENLTPVVVQKY, encoded by the exons ATGGATCTTGAGTTGGAGAATCGTTTGGGTGAAAATGGTCAGCAGAACGAAGGAGAAAATGATGTGAATTTGAGTATTAGGAGACCAAAGAGAGTTCTTCACTTTTCTGATGGAATCTTGGAAGAATACAGCGATACGGAGGATGAGGTGGACCAGAATAAGAACAAAGTAGACGTAGCTCCTGTGGATGAG AGTCAAATGGATTGGCCCACGTGGATGATTCACAAAGCAGGCCAGACAAAGGATTCCGTCGTGGCTGGATGCGAGTATGTGGGGGAGGCCCTTGCATCCTTCTTGGGTATTACAACGTCCAAGTTTGATTTGGAGTATGAGGAGTACAAGCGACGAGAGGAGGAGGAGAGATTGCAAAAAGAAGAGTCACAGGGATCTCAGGGTTGGCAAATAAATGATGAGAATGGAGAAAATCTTACTCCAGTCGTCGTACAAAAGTACTAA
- the LOC129797367 gene encoding DNA repair protein XRCC1-like, with translation MPRVHLKSVYSFSSEDPAFPASNLLKNQKWRSQGVGQETEHVTIELEKPTTISGIDLGNESSCFIGVFVARKGQEMNAENYQEILLTASFMTPIDCRSLENVNRVRCFGKAALVEDVVKEKWDFVKIVCSQPFNAHTQYGLSFITIYSPEEEIKEEAKKLEISSPLGRFALREESPEVEESGSLFNKWKQSNKGDQQAGTSATTTIMSPALAIRKASKELLATNANASTTVTNNNNKVENTENTSSPLLQQKTPPPPRRNRIIYDSEDSDEDDGVSAAKKTKIKETPKPNKPQEAPKPNKPKETTKIDPISPKKRVTYQPFSRFLSGVIYTISGIQNPERGTLRQKATEMGARYKPDWDSTCTHLICAFRNTPKYNQVRGSGKIVQKNWILDCYSKRTRFPWRRYALDRNERDESESEDEVHDEARRPAGQSSTATSTSRNRIVDSSGSDTEDEIQKVLAEKASEKDIYDKTTEEEDEGHS, from the exons atgccaaGAGTTCACCTGAAGAGTGTCTACAGCTTTAGTAGTGAAGATCca GCTTTTCCTGCATCGAATCTTCTGAAAAATCAGAAATGGAGAAGCCAAGGAGTTGGCCAGGAAACGGAACATGTCACCATTGAACTCGAGAAGCCCACCACCATTAGTGGCATTGATTTGGGGAATGAATCTTCCTGCTTTATTGGTGTTTTTGTTGCCCGAAAGGGTCAAGAGATGAATGCAGAAAACTACCAGGAAATCCTCTTAACTGCATCCTTTATGACTCCTATAGATTGCAGGTCACTTGAGAATGTAAATCGTGTGAGATGTTTTGGGAAGGCGGCTCTAGTGGAGGACGTGGTGAAGGAGAAATGGGATTTTGTAAAGATTGTTTGCTCGCAGCCCTTCAATGCTCACACACAGTATGGGTTGTCTTTCATCACAATCTACTCACCGGAAGAAGAAATCAAGGAAGAGGCAAAAAAGCTCGAAATATCATCACCACTCGGGAGATTTGCTCTGCGAGAAGAATCCCCGGAAGTTGAAGAGAGTGGGTCACTTTTCAATAAGTGGAAACAGTCAAATAAAGGAGACCAGCAGGCAGGCACTAGCGCAACCACCACAATCATGTCCCCAGCCTTAGCTATTCGAAAAGCCTCAAAAGAACTTCTTGCAACCAATGCAAATGCCTCTACTACAGTAACTAATAACAACAATAAAGTTGAAAATACCGAGAATACCTCCTCACCATTGCTGCAGCAGAAGACTCCACCTCCTCCCAGAAGAAATCGTATAATCTACGACTCTGAGGATTCAGATGAAGACGATGGAGTATCAGCAGCGAAAAAgactaaaataaaagaaactccTAAACCAAATAAACCTCAAGAAGCTCCTAAACCAAACAAGCCAAAAGAAACCACCAAGATTGACCCAATAAGCCCGAAAAAGAGAGTCACATATCAACCCTTTAGCAGGTTTCTAAGTGGTGTGATATACACAATAAGCGGAATTCAGAATCCAGAGAGAGGAACTCTACGACAGAAAGCCACTGAAATGGGAGCAAGGTACAAGCCAGATTGGGATAGTACCTGCACCCATCTCATCTGTGCCTTCAGGAATACTCCAAAATACAACCAAGTCCGCGGATCAGGAAAGATTGTTCAGAAGAATTGGATCCTCGATTGCTACTCTAAACGAACACGCTTCCCATGGCGTCGGTATGCACTTGACCGGAATGAAAGGGATGAGTCTGAGAGTGAAGATGAAGTCCACGATGAGGCACGTCGTCCTGCTGGACAATCTTCCACTGCTACATCTACTTCGCGGAATCGTATTGTTGACTCATCAGGATCAGACACAGAAGATGAAATTCAGAAAGTTTTGGCAGAAAAGGCTTCAGAGAAAGATATTTACGACAAAACAACGGAAGAGGAGGACGAAGGACATTCCTAA
- the LOC129797373 gene encoding ATP synthase membrane subunit K, mitochondrial, which translates to MAGGGDSAEAAKLSGLSKIFNSTTTTGRANVAKATYASIGLLILYLSLKPKKK; encoded by the exons ATGGCCGGAGGTGGAGACAGTGCAGAAGCTGCAAAACTTTCGGGTTTgtcgaaaattttcaactcCACCACTACGACGGGGAGGGCAAAT GTGGCAAAGGCAACGTATGCTTCAATTGGTCTCCTTATTCTTTACCTGTCCTTGAAACCCAAAAAGAAGTAA
- the LOC129797371 gene encoding high mobility group protein 20A encodes MNSEEKDPLAMSEDESAATASKPVVPVAVPVAKKLKRKRKKLPRDGPKPIQTGYVRYMNEKRDIIRSQFPDVPIGEITRKLAQGWASLTDEEKKPYLEAAEQDKNRFSREMEEYRQNQAKKVALAEEAPKIVVEKPAPQETFEHKNGDYDIPIFTDEFLDHNKTVETELRALRKSFTDYEQQNSVLEKHVENMRNGINKLTNETTQMMANNKVLQAYLEKMRSKLVNAMGSLPAASGSEHNITMDTIDDFLQNLPSAHGPATLNKAKDIIRKLDLNIQV; translated from the coding sequence atGAATTCTGAGGAAAAAGACCCGCTAGCAATGTCAGAGGATGAATCTGCGGCAACAGCATCCAAGCCCGTAGTCCCAGTAGCAGTTCCAGttgcaaaaaagctcaaaaggaAGAGAAAGAAACTCCCCCGGGATGGCCCCAAACCAATCCAGACCGGCTACGTGAGGTACATGAATGAGAAGAGAGACATCATCAGATCGCAATTCCCGGACGTTCCAATTGGGGAGATTACGCGGAAGCTGGCTCAGGGATGGGCAAGCTTGACGGATGAGGAGAAGAAACCATACTTGGAGGCAGCAGAGCAGGATAAGAATCGCTTTAGTCGTGAAATGGAGGAATACCGCCAAAATCAAGCAAAGAAGGTGGCCCTAGCAGAAGAAGCCCCAAAAATTGTGGTAGAAAAACCCGCCCCACAGGAGACGTTTGAGCACAAAAACGGAGATTATGATATTCCCATTTTCACGGATGAATTTCTCGATCACAATAAGACTGTCGAAACGGAATTGCGTGCCCTGAGGAAGTCCTTCACGGACTATGAGCAGCAAAACTCCGTGCTGGAGAAGCATGTGGAGAATATGCGGAATGGCATCAATAAACTCACAAATGAGACAACGCAGATGATGGCAAACAACAAAGTCCTCCAGGCGTATTTGGAGAAAATGCGCTCAAAGTTAGTGAATGCAATGGGAAGCCTTCCAGCTGCATCCGGCAGTGAGCATAACATCACAATGGATACAATTGATGACTTCCTGCAGAACCTACCATCAGCTCATGGTCCTGCAACTCTAAATAAGGCTAAAGACATTATCCGGAAGCTTGATCTCAACATTCAAGTGTGA
- the LOC129797370 gene encoding multivesicular body subunit 12A: MSSSNFLKNKNVINTVLNILPDNRPLTGLIVVENHEKCPKNFAPIHLTYDQDSDADLWRESYIFAKHPGRYLCMSKQDTDADTVVETISVIGANERTPEGFSSIKQTTDSAQKAWRKRQLIYKVVERKNASKAVTDIIICSKSKKAPSGFLVAGEISGLSVCYKVGPATRPLPELPPPPPIDNREKALSALGNLSISHIYENTQTSPQAPLRPAPKPPTPTSTLYGTLGGATYAEIEGVPFVLNPNLRRNNDFINVPDFKPSSTLSSSNIDYDFALERQILCTTKAISLTNNPFFH; this comes from the exons ATGTCTTCCTCGAATTtccttaagaataaaaatgtgataaaCACTGTGCTCAACATCCTTCCCGACAATCGTCCCCTCACAGGACTCATCGTCGtggaaaatcatgaaaa gtGCCCcaaaaattttgcaccaaTTCATCTCACCTACGACCAGGACAGCGATGCAGATCTGTGGCGTGAATCGTATATTTTCGCCAAACATCCTGGAAGGTATTTGTGCATGTCAAAGCAGGACACTGATGCTGATACGGTGGTGGAGACAATCTCGGTGATTGGGGCAAATGAGAGGACCCCCGAAGGGTTCTCCAGCATCAAACAGACCACGGACAGTGCGCAAAAAGCGTGGCGAAAGCGCCAACTAATCTACAAGGTggtggagagaaaaaatgcttCCAAAGCCGTTACGGATATTATTATTTGCTCCAAGAGCAAGAAAGCACCCAGCGGATTCCTCGTTGCGGG GGAAATTAGTGGACTGTCGGTGTGCTACAAAGTTGGTCCAGCAACACGGCCACTGCCTGAATTGCCGCCACCGCCACCAATTGATAACAGAGAGAAGGCCCTTTCGGCTCTGGGGAATCTCTCAATTTCGCATATTTACGAAAATACCCAAACAAGCCCCCAAGCCCCATTGCGGCCAGCCCCAAAACCACCGACTCCCACTAGTACCCTCTACGGCACCCTCGGTGGGGCAACGTATGCTGAAATTGAGGGCGTTCCCTTTGTGCTGAATCCCAATCTACGACGAAATAACGATTTTATCAATGTGCCAGACTTCAAGCCATCCTCCACTTTGAGCAGCAGCAACATTGACTATGACTTTGCCCTCGAGAGGCAAATTCTCTGCACGACAAAGGCAATATCGCTGACAAATAACCCATTCTTCCACTGA